From a region of the Micropterus dolomieu isolate WLL.071019.BEF.003 ecotype Adirondacks linkage group LG21, ASM2129224v1, whole genome shotgun sequence genome:
- the srp19 gene encoding signal recognition particle 19 kDa protein, whose translation MAHLTENPADKERFICIYPVYINSKKTLAEGRRIPAEKAVENPSCSEIRDVLTAAGMNVYMENKLHPRELNRDVQFRGRVRVQVKEADGSFCQDKFSSRKDVMMYVAEMIPKLKTRTQKSGGGDTSAQQGEGGKKSKKKKK comes from the exons ATGGCTCATCTGACTGAAAACCCCGCTGATAAAGAGAG GTTCATCTGCATCTACCCGGTCTACATCAACAGCAAGAAGACGCTGGCTGAAGGACGAAGGATCCCCGCAGAGAAG GCTGTGGAGAACCCGTCCTGCTCTGAGATCAGAGACGTCCTGACGGCGGCGGGGATGAACGTCTACATGGAG aaCAAGCTGCACCCCAGGGAGCTGAACCGGGACGTCCAGTTCAGAGGCCGGGTCAGGGTCCAGGTGAAGGAGGCCGACGGCAGCTTCTGTCAGGACAAGTTCTCCTCCC GTAAAGACGTGATGATGTACGTAGCGGAGATGATCCCTAAACTAAAGACCCGGACCCAGAAGAGCGGAGGAGGAGACACCAGCGCTCAGCAGGGAGAGGGCGGAAAGAagagcaagaagaagaagaaatag